A genomic region of Pogoniulus pusillus isolate bPogPus1 chromosome 35, bPogPus1.pri, whole genome shotgun sequence contains the following coding sequences:
- the GOLGA2 gene encoding golgin subfamily A member 2 isoform X5, with the protein MADGSRQSRLAAAKKKLKEYQQKNNPGATAGTKKMRKTKEGSRPETPTNNDQQPPENIQNILKVLVSDLNRSNGVAIPSLDRRKIHVAEDHKNALDENKSLSSTESLRQLSEQLNGLVSQSASYVNGESAVSPTSIKEMETRYQELAVALDSSNLTNKQLVSKIEELKQQNQEAVNQLEKEKNEFEQKFSKEQAALREQLQVHIQTIGILVSEKSELQTALGHTQQAARQKSGEAESLAARLHSSRQRVSELERTLSSISTQQKQSEKHNKELTKERDNLKLELYKRSKSSEEIKQQNSELSEKVHSLVSQNSAMKLDMEDLRKKLEMAELMIQQFSNQTESLDANQQLQMELEEKASLETQVAQLSVSLHQLQAERDQYVEKLKEEGSMWQQRVQQLSEQVHTMSEEKEKHMAQIRELEASITELLSKSAVKPMDIEPSSPAGPTAALLGLQEEIQQLQQEKEELHGQYQAQVRDNEQLSHLNREQEERLLELEKAVQHYREESMDRQQILEDMQSDKATISRALSQNRELKEQLAELQNGFVRLTNENMEVTSALQSEQHVKKELAKKLGQLQENLGELKEALELKTQEARGLQEQRDQYYSHLQQYTLAYQQLSAEKEELHKQYLLQTQLMDRLQHEEVQGKVTVEMHLKELQQTKESLEAVAKENKELQAQISQLAADLDGRILHRLEGDGVESEAMTEEIRKSYVIPDRFESHEEMVAFLTSAMSQVEKEREDLRQQLASQKQQSRTLLQQIAALRQEQQHNILVGGGSTVDTVPVEVHEALKTAMEKLQSRFTELMCEKVDLKERLEELEHRCIQLSGETDTIGEYIALYQSQRAILKQRHQEKEEYISRLAQDKEEMKMKLLELQELVMRLVRERNEWYKKYVAAAQGPELSVSPSHGTLPTERCVELNTTNSQGLREVNLSDEAEQEAAVLHQPSFSSVDSKAAQPSQEDPTAKQIMQLLREIQNPQERLSSLLENPCIPFFYRADENDEVKIMVV; encoded by the exons ATGGCGGacggcagcaggcagagcaggttggCGGCGGCCAAGAAGAAG CTGAAGGAATATCAGCAGAAGAATAACCCTGGAGCAACTGCAGGAACGAAGAAAATGCGCAAAACTAAAGAAGGCAGTAGGCCTGAGACTCCCACCAACAACGATCAGCAGCCTCCAGAGAAT ATTCAGAACATTCTGAAGGTGTTGGTGTCAGACCTTAACCGCTCCAATGGGGTAGCCATACCCTCATTGGACAGGAGGAAG ATTCACGTAGCTGAGGATCATAAAAATGCTTTGGATGAGAACAA GTCTTTGTCATCAACAGAAAGTCTCCGCCAGTTGTCTGAACAACTCAACGGTCTAGTGTCTCAG TCTGCATCATATGTGAATGGAGAGAGTGCTGTTTCTCCCACCAGTATTAAGGAAATGGAA ACACGTTACCAGGAGCTGGCAGTAGCCCTGGATTCCAGCAATCTAACTAACAAACAGCTCGTTTCAAAGATAGAGGAATTG AAGCAGCAGAACCAAGAAGCAGTGAACCAGCTGGAGAAG GAAAAGAACGAGTTTGAACAGAAATTCTCTAAAGAGCAAGCAGCActgagggagcagctgcag GTTCACATCCAGACTATTGGAATTCTGGTTAGTGAGAAGTCTGAGTTGCAGACAGCCCTTGGACATACTCAGCAAGCTGCACGGCAGAAGTCAG gagaagctgagagcctTGCTGCTCGTTTACATTCTTCTCGACAGAGGGTGTCAGAGCTCGAGCGCACTTTGTCCTCCATCTCTACGCAGCAAAAACAGTCAGAGAAG CATAATAAAGAGCTAACAAAGGAGCGAGACAACCTGAAACTGGAGCTGTACAAGCGAAG CAAAAGTAGTGAGGAAATAAAGCAGCAGAATTCAGAGCTGTCGGAGAAGGTTCACTCCCTGGTTTCCCAGAACTCAGCTATGAAGTTGGATATGGAGGATTTGCGTAAGAAACTGGAAATGGCTGAGCTGATGATTCAGCAG TTCTCAAATCAGACAGAGAGTCTGGATGCAAACCAGCAGTTGCAGATGGAACTGGAGGAGAAGGCAAGTCTGGAAACCCAGGTCGCTCAG CTCTCTGtgtcccttcaccagctccaggcagaaagagatcaGTATGTAGAGAAactgaaggaggaggggagcatGTGGCAGCAGCGGGTACAGCAACTCTCTGAGCAG GTCCACACAATgtcagaggagaaggagaagcatATGGCCCAAATTAGGGAGCTGGAAGCCAGTattacagagctgctgagcaagtCAG CAGTTAAGCCCATGGATATTGAGCCTTCCTCACCAGCAGggcccacagcagcactgctgggtctACAGGAGGAGATCcaacagctgcagcaagagaaggaggAATTACATGGGCAGTACCAGGCCCAGGTCCGGGACAATGAGCAGCTGAGCCATCTCAATCGGGAGCAGGAGGAgcggctgctggagctggagaaggctgtgcagcactACAGGGAGGAATCCATGGACAGACAGCAGATTCTAGAGGACATGCAGAgtgacaaagccaccatcagtAGGGCACTGAGCCAAAACcgggagctgaaggagcagctggctgagctgcagaatgGGTTTGTCAGACTG ACAAATGAAAACATGGAGGTTACAAGTGCCCTGCAGTCAGAGCAACATGTAAAGAAGGAGCTGGCCAAGAAGcttgggcagctgcaggagaactTGGGGGAGCTCAAAGAGGCG CTGGAACTGAAAACACAGGAGGCTCggggtctgcaggagcagcGGGACCAGTACTACAGCCACCTCCAGCAGTACACCCTGGCCTACCAGCAGCTGTCTGCTGAGAAGGAGGAGCTGCACAAGCAGTACCTGCTCCAGACACAGCTGATGGATCGGCTACAGCatgaggaggttcaggggaaGGTGACGGTGGAAATGCACttgaaagagctgcagcagaccaAG GAAAGTCTGGAAGCTGTAGctaaggaaaacaaagagctgCAGGCCCAGATCAGTCAGTTAGCAGCAGACCTGGATGGCAGGATTTTGCACCGACTAGAGG GAGATGGAGTCGAAAGTGAGGCAATGACCGAAGAAATCCGAAAATCTTATGTGATACCAGACAGGTTTGAAAGCCATGAAGAAATG GTTGCTTTCTTGACATCTGCCATGTCCCAGGTGGAGAAGGAGCGAGAAGACCTGAGACAGCAGCTGGCTagtcagaagcagcagagcagaactctGCTGCAGCAAATAGCAGCTCTTAGGCAGGAGCAGCAACATAACATCTTAGTGGGTGGAG GTTCCACTGTGGACACTGTTCCAGTGGAGGTTCATGAAGCTTTAAAAACTGCCATGGAGAAGCTACAG TCACGCTTCACAGAGCTGATGTGTGAGAAGGTGGATCTGAAGGAGCgtctggaggagctggagcaccgCTGCATTCAGCTGTCTGGGGAGACAGACACCATTG GGGAGTACATTGCCCTGTACCAGAGCCAGAGGGCTATCCTGAAACAGCGACACCAGGAGAAAGAGGAGTACATCAGCAGATTGGCTCAGGATAAGGAAGAGATGAAG ATGAAGCTGCTAGAGCTGCAGGAGTTGGTGATGCGTCTGGTCAGGGAAAGGAATGAGTGGTACAAGAAGTACGTGGCAGCTGCCCAAGGCCCAGAGCTGTCGGTGAGCCCCAGCCATGGCACACTGCCCACTGAGCGGTGTGTGGAGCTGAACACTACCAACAGCCAAG GGCTACGAGAAGTGAACTTATCAGATGAAGCAGAGCAAGAGGCTGCTGTTCTTCACCAGCCCAGTTTCTCCTCTGTTGACAGTAAAGCTGCTCAGCCAAGCCAGGAGGACcccacagcaaagcaaataaTGCAGCTTCTCAGAGAAATCCAGAAccctcaggagaggctgagctccTTGCTGGAAAACCCCTGCATTCCCTTCTTCTACCGTGCTGATGAGAACGATGAGGTCAAAATCATGGTAGTTTAA
- the GOLGA2 gene encoding golgin subfamily A member 2 isoform X2, with translation MADGSRQSRLAAAKKKLKEYQQKNNPGATAGTKKMRKTKEGSRPETPTNNDQQPPENIQNILKVLVSDLNRSNGVAIPSLDRRKAYFDTDVATRNAEQLTTDVPVLCNSNSLPSGGSVLPASESMQLTQIHVAEDHKNALDENKSLSSTESLRQLSEQLNGLVSQSASYVNGESAVSPTSIKEMETRYQELAVALDSSNLTNKQLVSKIEELQQNQEAVNQLEKEKNEFEQKFSKEQAALREQLQVHIQTIGILVSEKSELQTALGHTQQAARQKSGEAESLAARLHSSRQRVSELERTLSSISTQQKQSEKHNKELTKERDNLKLELYKRSKSSEEIKQQNSELSEKVHSLVSQNSAMKLDMEDLRKKLEMAELMIQQFSNQTESLDANQQLQMELEEKASLETQVAQLSVSLHQLQAERDQYVEKLKEEGSMWQQRVQQLSEQVHTMSEEKEKHMAQIRELEASITELLSKSAVKPMDIEPSSPAGPTAALLGLQEEIQQLQQEKEELHGQYQAQVRDNEQLSHLNREQEERLLELEKAVQHYREESMDRQQILEDMQSDKATISRALSQNRELKEQLAELQNGFVRLTNENMEVTSALQSEQHVKKELAKKLGQLQENLGELKEALELKTQEARGLQEQRDQYYSHLQQYTLAYQQLSAEKEELHKQYLLQTQLMDRLQHEEVQGKVTVEMHLKELQQTKESLEAVAKENKELQAQISQLAADLDGRILHRLEGDGVESEAMTEEIRKSYVIPDRFESHEEMVAFLTSAMSQVEKEREDLRQQLASQKQQSRTLLQQIAALRQEQQHNILVGGGSTVDTVPVEVHEALKTAMEKLQSRFTELMCEKVDLKERLEELEHRCIQLSGETDTIGEYIALYQSQRAILKQRHQEKEEYISRLAQDKEEMKMKLLELQELVMRLVRERNEWYKKYVAAAQGPELSVSPSHGTLPTERCVELNTTNSQGLREVNLSDEAEQEAAVLHQPSFSSVDSKAAQPSQEDPTAKQIMQLLREIQNPQERLSSLLENPCIPFFYRADENDEVKIMVV, from the exons ATGGCGGacggcagcaggcagagcaggttggCGGCGGCCAAGAAGAAG CTGAAGGAATATCAGCAGAAGAATAACCCTGGAGCAACTGCAGGAACGAAGAAAATGCGCAAAACTAAAGAAGGCAGTAGGCCTGAGACTCCCACCAACAACGATCAGCAGCCTCCAGAGAAT ATTCAGAACATTCTGAAGGTGTTGGTGTCAGACCTTAACCGCTCCAATGGGGTAGCCATACCCTCATTGGACAGGAGGAAG GCATACTTTGACACTGATGTTGCCACACGTAATGCTGAACAGCTTACTACCGATGTCCCTGTGCTATGTAACAGCAACAGCCTACCTAGTGGTGGTTCTGTTCTGCCTGCTTCTGAAAGCATGCAGCTGACACAG ATTCACGTAGCTGAGGATCATAAAAATGCTTTGGATGAGAACAA GTCTTTGTCATCAACAGAAAGTCTCCGCCAGTTGTCTGAACAACTCAACGGTCTAGTGTCTCAG TCTGCATCATATGTGAATGGAGAGAGTGCTGTTTCTCCCACCAGTATTAAGGAAATGGAA ACACGTTACCAGGAGCTGGCAGTAGCCCTGGATTCCAGCAATCTAACTAACAAACAGCTCGTTTCAAAGATAGAGGAATTG CAGCAGAACCAAGAAGCAGTGAACCAGCTGGAGAAG GAAAAGAACGAGTTTGAACAGAAATTCTCTAAAGAGCAAGCAGCActgagggagcagctgcag GTTCACATCCAGACTATTGGAATTCTGGTTAGTGAGAAGTCTGAGTTGCAGACAGCCCTTGGACATACTCAGCAAGCTGCACGGCAGAAGTCAG gagaagctgagagcctTGCTGCTCGTTTACATTCTTCTCGACAGAGGGTGTCAGAGCTCGAGCGCACTTTGTCCTCCATCTCTACGCAGCAAAAACAGTCAGAGAAG CATAATAAAGAGCTAACAAAGGAGCGAGACAACCTGAAACTGGAGCTGTACAAGCGAAG CAAAAGTAGTGAGGAAATAAAGCAGCAGAATTCAGAGCTGTCGGAGAAGGTTCACTCCCTGGTTTCCCAGAACTCAGCTATGAAGTTGGATATGGAGGATTTGCGTAAGAAACTGGAAATGGCTGAGCTGATGATTCAGCAG TTCTCAAATCAGACAGAGAGTCTGGATGCAAACCAGCAGTTGCAGATGGAACTGGAGGAGAAGGCAAGTCTGGAAACCCAGGTCGCTCAG CTCTCTGtgtcccttcaccagctccaggcagaaagagatcaGTATGTAGAGAAactgaaggaggaggggagcatGTGGCAGCAGCGGGTACAGCAACTCTCTGAGCAG GTCCACACAATgtcagaggagaaggagaagcatATGGCCCAAATTAGGGAGCTGGAAGCCAGTattacagagctgctgagcaagtCAG CAGTTAAGCCCATGGATATTGAGCCTTCCTCACCAGCAGggcccacagcagcactgctgggtctACAGGAGGAGATCcaacagctgcagcaagagaaggaggAATTACATGGGCAGTACCAGGCCCAGGTCCGGGACAATGAGCAGCTGAGCCATCTCAATCGGGAGCAGGAGGAgcggctgctggagctggagaaggctgtgcagcactACAGGGAGGAATCCATGGACAGACAGCAGATTCTAGAGGACATGCAGAgtgacaaagccaccatcagtAGGGCACTGAGCCAAAACcgggagctgaaggagcagctggctgagctgcagaatgGGTTTGTCAGACTG ACAAATGAAAACATGGAGGTTACAAGTGCCCTGCAGTCAGAGCAACATGTAAAGAAGGAGCTGGCCAAGAAGcttgggcagctgcaggagaactTGGGGGAGCTCAAAGAGGCG CTGGAACTGAAAACACAGGAGGCTCggggtctgcaggagcagcGGGACCAGTACTACAGCCACCTCCAGCAGTACACCCTGGCCTACCAGCAGCTGTCTGCTGAGAAGGAGGAGCTGCACAAGCAGTACCTGCTCCAGACACAGCTGATGGATCGGCTACAGCatgaggaggttcaggggaaGGTGACGGTGGAAATGCACttgaaagagctgcagcagaccaAG GAAAGTCTGGAAGCTGTAGctaaggaaaacaaagagctgCAGGCCCAGATCAGTCAGTTAGCAGCAGACCTGGATGGCAGGATTTTGCACCGACTAGAGG GAGATGGAGTCGAAAGTGAGGCAATGACCGAAGAAATCCGAAAATCTTATGTGATACCAGACAGGTTTGAAAGCCATGAAGAAATG GTTGCTTTCTTGACATCTGCCATGTCCCAGGTGGAGAAGGAGCGAGAAGACCTGAGACAGCAGCTGGCTagtcagaagcagcagagcagaactctGCTGCAGCAAATAGCAGCTCTTAGGCAGGAGCAGCAACATAACATCTTAGTGGGTGGAG GTTCCACTGTGGACACTGTTCCAGTGGAGGTTCATGAAGCTTTAAAAACTGCCATGGAGAAGCTACAG TCACGCTTCACAGAGCTGATGTGTGAGAAGGTGGATCTGAAGGAGCgtctggaggagctggagcaccgCTGCATTCAGCTGTCTGGGGAGACAGACACCATTG GGGAGTACATTGCCCTGTACCAGAGCCAGAGGGCTATCCTGAAACAGCGACACCAGGAGAAAGAGGAGTACATCAGCAGATTGGCTCAGGATAAGGAAGAGATGAAG ATGAAGCTGCTAGAGCTGCAGGAGTTGGTGATGCGTCTGGTCAGGGAAAGGAATGAGTGGTACAAGAAGTACGTGGCAGCTGCCCAAGGCCCAGAGCTGTCGGTGAGCCCCAGCCATGGCACACTGCCCACTGAGCGGTGTGTGGAGCTGAACACTACCAACAGCCAAG GGCTACGAGAAGTGAACTTATCAGATGAAGCAGAGCAAGAGGCTGCTGTTCTTCACCAGCCCAGTTTCTCCTCTGTTGACAGTAAAGCTGCTCAGCCAAGCCAGGAGGACcccacagcaaagcaaataaTGCAGCTTCTCAGAGAAATCCAGAAccctcaggagaggctgagctccTTGCTGGAAAACCCCTGCATTCCCTTCTTCTACCGTGCTGATGAGAACGATGAGGTCAAAATCATGGTAGTTTAA
- the GOLGA2 gene encoding golgin subfamily A member 2 isoform X3, whose translation MADGSRQSRLAAAKKKLKEYQQKNNPGATAGTKKMRKTKEGSRPETPTNNDQQPPENIQNILKVLVSDLNRSNGVAIPSLDRRKAYFDTDVATRNAEQLTTDVPVLCNSNSLPSGGSVLPASESMQLTQIHVAEDHKNALDENKSLSSTESLRQLSEQLNGLVSQSASYVNGESAVSPTSIKEMETRYQELAVALDSSNLTNKQLVSKIEELKQQNQEAVNQLEKEKNEFEQKFSKEQAALREQLQVHIQTIGILVSEKSELQTALGHTQQAARQKSGEAESLAARLHSSRQRVSELERTLSSISTQQKQSEKHNKELTKERDNLKLELYKRSKSSEEIKQQNSELSEKVHSLVSQNSAMKLDMEDLRKKLEMAELMIQQFSNQTESLDANQQLQMELEEKASLETQVAQLQAERDQYVEKLKEEGSMWQQRVQQLSEQVHTMSEEKEKHMAQIRELEASITELLSKSAVKPMDIEPSSPAGPTAALLGLQEEIQQLQQEKEELHGQYQAQVRDNEQLSHLNREQEERLLELEKAVQHYREESMDRQQILEDMQSDKATISRALSQNRELKEQLAELQNGFVRLTNENMEVTSALQSEQHVKKELAKKLGQLQENLGELKEALELKTQEARGLQEQRDQYYSHLQQYTLAYQQLSAEKEELHKQYLLQTQLMDRLQHEEVQGKVTVEMHLKELQQTKESLEAVAKENKELQAQISQLAADLDGRILHRLEGDGVESEAMTEEIRKSYVIPDRFESHEEMVAFLTSAMSQVEKEREDLRQQLASQKQQSRTLLQQIAALRQEQQHNILVGGGSTVDTVPVEVHEALKTAMEKLQSRFTELMCEKVDLKERLEELEHRCIQLSGETDTIGEYIALYQSQRAILKQRHQEKEEYISRLAQDKEEMKMKLLELQELVMRLVRERNEWYKKYVAAAQGPELSVSPSHGTLPTERCVELNTTNSQGLREVNLSDEAEQEAAVLHQPSFSSVDSKAAQPSQEDPTAKQIMQLLREIQNPQERLSSLLENPCIPFFYRADENDEVKIMVV comes from the exons ATGGCGGacggcagcaggcagagcaggttggCGGCGGCCAAGAAGAAG CTGAAGGAATATCAGCAGAAGAATAACCCTGGAGCAACTGCAGGAACGAAGAAAATGCGCAAAACTAAAGAAGGCAGTAGGCCTGAGACTCCCACCAACAACGATCAGCAGCCTCCAGAGAAT ATTCAGAACATTCTGAAGGTGTTGGTGTCAGACCTTAACCGCTCCAATGGGGTAGCCATACCCTCATTGGACAGGAGGAAG GCATACTTTGACACTGATGTTGCCACACGTAATGCTGAACAGCTTACTACCGATGTCCCTGTGCTATGTAACAGCAACAGCCTACCTAGTGGTGGTTCTGTTCTGCCTGCTTCTGAAAGCATGCAGCTGACACAG ATTCACGTAGCTGAGGATCATAAAAATGCTTTGGATGAGAACAA GTCTTTGTCATCAACAGAAAGTCTCCGCCAGTTGTCTGAACAACTCAACGGTCTAGTGTCTCAG TCTGCATCATATGTGAATGGAGAGAGTGCTGTTTCTCCCACCAGTATTAAGGAAATGGAA ACACGTTACCAGGAGCTGGCAGTAGCCCTGGATTCCAGCAATCTAACTAACAAACAGCTCGTTTCAAAGATAGAGGAATTG AAGCAGCAGAACCAAGAAGCAGTGAACCAGCTGGAGAAG GAAAAGAACGAGTTTGAACAGAAATTCTCTAAAGAGCAAGCAGCActgagggagcagctgcag GTTCACATCCAGACTATTGGAATTCTGGTTAGTGAGAAGTCTGAGTTGCAGACAGCCCTTGGACATACTCAGCAAGCTGCACGGCAGAAGTCAG gagaagctgagagcctTGCTGCTCGTTTACATTCTTCTCGACAGAGGGTGTCAGAGCTCGAGCGCACTTTGTCCTCCATCTCTACGCAGCAAAAACAGTCAGAGAAG CATAATAAAGAGCTAACAAAGGAGCGAGACAACCTGAAACTGGAGCTGTACAAGCGAAG CAAAAGTAGTGAGGAAATAAAGCAGCAGAATTCAGAGCTGTCGGAGAAGGTTCACTCCCTGGTTTCCCAGAACTCAGCTATGAAGTTGGATATGGAGGATTTGCGTAAGAAACTGGAAATGGCTGAGCTGATGATTCAGCAG TTCTCAAATCAGACAGAGAGTCTGGATGCAAACCAGCAGTTGCAGATGGAACTGGAGGAGAAGGCAAGTCTGGAAACCCAGGTCGCTCAG ctccaggcagaaagagatcaGTATGTAGAGAAactgaaggaggaggggagcatGTGGCAGCAGCGGGTACAGCAACTCTCTGAGCAG GTCCACACAATgtcagaggagaaggagaagcatATGGCCCAAATTAGGGAGCTGGAAGCCAGTattacagagctgctgagcaagtCAG CAGTTAAGCCCATGGATATTGAGCCTTCCTCACCAGCAGggcccacagcagcactgctgggtctACAGGAGGAGATCcaacagctgcagcaagagaaggaggAATTACATGGGCAGTACCAGGCCCAGGTCCGGGACAATGAGCAGCTGAGCCATCTCAATCGGGAGCAGGAGGAgcggctgctggagctggagaaggctgtgcagcactACAGGGAGGAATCCATGGACAGACAGCAGATTCTAGAGGACATGCAGAgtgacaaagccaccatcagtAGGGCACTGAGCCAAAACcgggagctgaaggagcagctggctgagctgcagaatgGGTTTGTCAGACTG ACAAATGAAAACATGGAGGTTACAAGTGCCCTGCAGTCAGAGCAACATGTAAAGAAGGAGCTGGCCAAGAAGcttgggcagctgcaggagaactTGGGGGAGCTCAAAGAGGCG CTGGAACTGAAAACACAGGAGGCTCggggtctgcaggagcagcGGGACCAGTACTACAGCCACCTCCAGCAGTACACCCTGGCCTACCAGCAGCTGTCTGCTGAGAAGGAGGAGCTGCACAAGCAGTACCTGCTCCAGACACAGCTGATGGATCGGCTACAGCatgaggaggttcaggggaaGGTGACGGTGGAAATGCACttgaaagagctgcagcagaccaAG GAAAGTCTGGAAGCTGTAGctaaggaaaacaaagagctgCAGGCCCAGATCAGTCAGTTAGCAGCAGACCTGGATGGCAGGATTTTGCACCGACTAGAGG GAGATGGAGTCGAAAGTGAGGCAATGACCGAAGAAATCCGAAAATCTTATGTGATACCAGACAGGTTTGAAAGCCATGAAGAAATG GTTGCTTTCTTGACATCTGCCATGTCCCAGGTGGAGAAGGAGCGAGAAGACCTGAGACAGCAGCTGGCTagtcagaagcagcagagcagaactctGCTGCAGCAAATAGCAGCTCTTAGGCAGGAGCAGCAACATAACATCTTAGTGGGTGGAG GTTCCACTGTGGACACTGTTCCAGTGGAGGTTCATGAAGCTTTAAAAACTGCCATGGAGAAGCTACAG TCACGCTTCACAGAGCTGATGTGTGAGAAGGTGGATCTGAAGGAGCgtctggaggagctggagcaccgCTGCATTCAGCTGTCTGGGGAGACAGACACCATTG GGGAGTACATTGCCCTGTACCAGAGCCAGAGGGCTATCCTGAAACAGCGACACCAGGAGAAAGAGGAGTACATCAGCAGATTGGCTCAGGATAAGGAAGAGATGAAG ATGAAGCTGCTAGAGCTGCAGGAGTTGGTGATGCGTCTGGTCAGGGAAAGGAATGAGTGGTACAAGAAGTACGTGGCAGCTGCCCAAGGCCCAGAGCTGTCGGTGAGCCCCAGCCATGGCACACTGCCCACTGAGCGGTGTGTGGAGCTGAACACTACCAACAGCCAAG GGCTACGAGAAGTGAACTTATCAGATGAAGCAGAGCAAGAGGCTGCTGTTCTTCACCAGCCCAGTTTCTCCTCTGTTGACAGTAAAGCTGCTCAGCCAAGCCAGGAGGACcccacagcaaagcaaataaTGCAGCTTCTCAGAGAAATCCAGAAccctcaggagaggctgagctccTTGCTGGAAAACCCCTGCATTCCCTTCTTCTACCGTGCTGATGAGAACGATGAGGTCAAAATCATGGTAGTTTAA